A part of Streptomyces sp. NBC_00557 genomic DNA contains:
- the pstS gene encoding phosphate ABC transporter substrate-binding protein PstS produces the protein MKLQRKNRLRALSLGAIAVTGALALTACGSDDNGGGSKASGNPSGATNASSIKCDNAKGQLLADGSSAQKNAIDAWVKNFSQACGVQINYKGGGSGAGVTSFTQGQLAFAGSDSALKPEEVAASKKVCNGGQGIDLPMVGGPIALGYNVPGVDNLVLDAPTIAKIFDSKITNWNDPAIKKLNPSAKLPDLKIQAFHRSDESGTTDNFTKYLIATTPDNWKYSGGKAWQAKGGQSAPQSAGVAQQVKQTSGAIGYFELSYVKDGMKAVSIDTGASKPVAPSTASATADIAAAQVVGTGKDLTLKLDYKTKAEGAYPITLVTYEIVCDKGNKADTLPATKAFLRYIASEDGQKLLSTIDYAPVPDEIISKVRTTIEGLS, from the coding sequence GTGAAGCTTCAGCGCAAGAACCGGCTGCGCGCCCTGTCGCTCGGTGCGATCGCCGTGACCGGCGCCCTGGCCCTGACGGCGTGCGGCTCCGACGACAACGGCGGCGGTTCCAAGGCCTCGGGCAACCCGTCCGGCGCCACCAACGCCTCCTCGATCAAGTGCGACAACGCCAAGGGTCAGCTGCTCGCAGACGGCTCCTCCGCGCAGAAGAACGCGATCGACGCCTGGGTCAAGAACTTCTCCCAGGCCTGCGGCGTGCAGATCAACTACAAGGGCGGCGGCTCCGGTGCCGGTGTCACCTCCTTCACCCAGGGCCAGCTCGCCTTCGCCGGTTCCGACTCCGCGCTGAAGCCCGAAGAGGTCGCCGCCTCCAAGAAGGTCTGCAACGGCGGCCAGGGCATCGACCTGCCGATGGTCGGCGGCCCGATCGCCCTCGGTTACAACGTCCCGGGTGTCGACAACCTGGTCCTGGACGCCCCGACCATCGCCAAGATCTTCGACAGCAAGATCACCAACTGGAACGACCCGGCGATCAAGAAGCTGAACCCGTCGGCGAAGCTGCCCGACCTGAAGATCCAGGCGTTCCACCGCTCGGACGAGTCCGGCACCACGGACAACTTCACCAAGTACCTGATCGCCACCACCCCGGACAACTGGAAGTACTCCGGCGGCAAGGCCTGGCAGGCCAAGGGCGGCCAGTCCGCTCCGCAGTCCGCCGGTGTGGCCCAGCAGGTCAAGCAGACCTCCGGCGCCATCGGCTACTTCGAGCTGTCCTACGTCAAGGACGGCATGAAGGCCGTCTCCATCGACACCGGCGCCAGCAAGCCGGTCGCGCCGAGCACCGCGTCCGCCACCGCCGACATCGCGGCCGCCCAGGTCGTCGGCACCGGCAAGGACCTGACGCTGAAGCTCGACTACAAGACCAAGGCCGAGGGCGCCTACCCGATCACCCTGGTCACGTACGAGATCGTCTGCGACAAGGGCAACAAGGCGGACACCCTGCCCGCCACCAAGGCCTTCCTGCGCTACATCGCCAGCGAGGACGGTCAGAAGCTCCTCTCCACGATCGACTACGCGCCCGTCCCCGACGAGATCATCAGCAAGGTCCGCACCACCATCGAGGGCCTGAGCTGA
- a CDS encoding trypsin-like peptidase domain-containing protein: MKRTSRIRVTSRPTLLGAVVMLALTSASVAAADDGPGPFGVTADAVATRHTARVGALFGADRADDLAGGHFCTASVVHSPQGNLLVTAAHCVNSADNDLVFVPGYRDGQAPYGVWKVTGRYLPDGWAKDQDEDSDLAFATVENLHGRRLEDVVGANRFTTGTATGATAVTVIGYPDSREVPIRCTNKPVAHSRTQQRIACPSFAGGTSGSPWINGDAQVVGVLGGHEEGGSTDNVSYSVVLGTEAAELYKDAIGDP, encoded by the coding sequence ATGAAGCGCACCTCACGCATCAGGGTCACCTCGCGCCCCACGTTGCTCGGCGCGGTGGTGATGCTCGCCCTGACCTCGGCGTCCGTCGCGGCCGCCGACGACGGGCCGGGGCCCTTCGGGGTCACCGCCGACGCCGTCGCCACGCGGCACACGGCACGGGTCGGCGCGCTGTTCGGCGCCGACCGGGCGGACGACCTGGCCGGCGGTCACTTCTGCACGGCGTCGGTCGTGCACAGCCCGCAGGGCAACCTCCTCGTCACCGCGGCGCACTGCGTGAACAGCGCCGACAACGACCTGGTGTTCGTGCCCGGCTACCGGGACGGACAGGCGCCGTACGGGGTGTGGAAGGTGACCGGGCGCTACCTGCCCGACGGGTGGGCCAAGGACCAGGACGAGGACAGCGACCTGGCCTTCGCCACCGTCGAGAACCTGCACGGCAGGCGCCTCGAGGACGTCGTGGGCGCCAACCGCTTCACCACCGGTACGGCCACCGGGGCCACCGCCGTGACCGTCATCGGCTATCCCGACTCCCGCGAGGTGCCCATCAGGTGCACCAACAAGCCCGTCGCGCACAGCCGCACCCAGCAGCGCATCGCGTGCCCGTCCTTCGCCGGCGGCACCAGCGGCAGCCCCTGGATCAACGGTGACGCCCAGGTCGTCGGCGTCCTCGGGGGGCACGAGGAGGGCGGCTCGACCGACAACGTGTCGTACAGCGTCGTGCTGGGCACCGAGGCGGCCGAGCTGTACAAGGACGCCATCGGCGATCCCTGA
- the pstC gene encoding phosphate ABC transporter permease subunit PstC: MDIPTKTTDAPPPTPQPSLAEQKRNARGATRPGDRIFLGLTRGSGILLLVIMAAIAVFLTYRASLAISKDHGNFLTTSEWNTNLIPPTFGIAVLAFGTIVSSVIAMVLAVPVAVAIALFITHYAPRRLSGPVAYVIDLLAAVPSIVYGLWGALVLVPHMNGLYGWLNDFFGWTGIFSWDKGAPRSMLTVGILLAIMILPIITNVSREVFRQVPRMHEEAALALGATRWEVIRMSVLPFGRSGVISASMLGLGRALGETMAVATVLSPDFIIHASLLNPGGGTFAQNIASKFSEATEFGRDALIASGLVLFVITLLVNGAARLIIARRAEYSGANA; encoded by the coding sequence ATGGACATACCGACCAAGACCACAGACGCACCGCCCCCCACGCCCCAGCCCTCGCTCGCCGAGCAGAAGCGCAACGCCCGCGGCGCGACCCGCCCCGGCGACCGCATCTTCCTCGGCCTGACCCGCGGCTCGGGCATCCTGCTGCTGGTGATCATGGCCGCGATCGCGGTCTTCCTCACCTACCGTGCCTCCCTCGCGATCAGCAAGGACCACGGCAACTTCCTGACCACCTCCGAGTGGAACACCAACCTCATCCCGCCGACCTTCGGCATCGCGGTGCTGGCCTTCGGCACGATCGTCTCCTCGGTCATCGCCATGGTCCTCGCGGTCCCGGTCGCGGTCGCGATCGCGCTGTTCATCACGCACTACGCACCCCGCCGCCTGTCCGGCCCGGTCGCGTACGTGATCGACCTGCTGGCCGCCGTGCCGTCCATCGTCTACGGCCTGTGGGGCGCCCTCGTCCTGGTGCCGCACATGAACGGCCTGTACGGCTGGCTCAACGACTTCTTCGGCTGGACCGGGATCTTCTCCTGGGACAAGGGCGCGCCGCGCTCCATGCTCACCGTCGGCATCCTGCTCGCGATCATGATCCTGCCGATCATCACCAACGTGAGCCGCGAGGTGTTCCGCCAGGTCCCGCGCATGCACGAGGAGGCCGCCCTGGCCCTCGGCGCCACGCGCTGGGAGGTCATCCGCATGTCCGTGCTGCCCTTCGGCCGCTCCGGTGTGATCTCCGCGTCGATGCTCGGCCTCGGCCGCGCGCTCGGTGAGACGATGGCCGTGGCCACCGTGCTCTCCCCCGACTTCATCATCCACGCCAGCCTGCTCAACCCGGGCGGCGGCACCTTCGCCCAGAACATCGCCAGCAAGTTCAGCGAGGCGACCGAGTTCGGCCGGGACGCGCTCATCGCCTCCGGTCTGGTCCTGTTCGTCATCACGCTGCTGGTCAACGGCGCGGCCCGGCTGATCATCGCCCGCCGTGCGGAGTACTCGGGGGCCAACGCATGA
- a CDS encoding bifunctional lytic transglycosylase/C40 family peptidase, which produces MTVRKAWVVGGALVGAGMGFVMLLVIGVYVVAGNLVNGLGTGGRALATGAVPAAYKSLVQKWGNLCPALTPALLAAQLYQESGWNPTVVSPADARGIAQFIPSTWATHGIDGNGDGKRDIWDPADAIPSAASYDCELAKYVKDVPGNVSDNMLAAYNAGAYRVIRSGGVPPIGETQNYVKRIRSLAQSFAAPARRIDPTQQAAGAIAFAQSKLGTPYLWGGEGSASQGGRFDCSGLTQAAYAKVGITLPRVANDQYNAGPHPSRGQLLPGDLVFFSTDLGDSRAIHHVGIYVGGGYMIDAPRTGAVIRFDPIDTPDYFGATRVTEDGAKALPTKV; this is translated from the coding sequence TTGACGGTGCGTAAGGCGTGGGTCGTCGGGGGCGCCCTCGTGGGGGCCGGGATGGGCTTCGTCATGCTGCTCGTCATCGGGGTGTACGTCGTCGCCGGGAACCTCGTCAACGGACTCGGCACCGGCGGCCGGGCGCTCGCGACGGGCGCCGTGCCGGCCGCCTACAAGTCGCTCGTGCAGAAGTGGGGCAACCTGTGCCCGGCGCTCACCCCCGCGCTGCTCGCCGCCCAGCTGTACCAGGAGAGTGGCTGGAACCCGACCGTCGTCAGCCCCGCCGACGCCCGCGGCATCGCCCAGTTCATCCCCAGCACCTGGGCCACGCACGGCATCGACGGCAACGGCGACGGCAAGCGGGACATCTGGGACCCGGCCGACGCGATCCCGTCGGCCGCCTCCTACGACTGCGAACTGGCGAAGTACGTGAAGGACGTGCCGGGCAACGTCTCCGACAACATGCTCGCCGCCTACAACGCCGGCGCCTACCGCGTCATACGGTCCGGCGGCGTCCCGCCGATCGGCGAGACGCAGAACTACGTCAAGCGCATCCGCAGCCTGGCGCAGAGCTTCGCCGCCCCCGCCCGCCGTATCGACCCCACCCAACAGGCCGCCGGAGCCATCGCGTTCGCGCAGAGCAAGCTCGGCACGCCGTATCTGTGGGGCGGTGAGGGATCGGCCTCGCAGGGCGGCCGGTTCGACTGCTCGGGGCTCACACAGGCCGCGTACGCGAAGGTCGGGATCACCCTGCCACGGGTCGCCAACGACCAGTACAACGCCGGGCCGCACCCCTCGCGCGGTCAGCTCCTGCCGGGCGACCTGGTGTTCTTCTCCACCGACCTGGGCGACTCGCGGGCCATCCACCACGTGGGGATCTACGTGGGCGGCGGGTACATGATCGACGCGCCGCGCACCGGGGCCGTGATCCGGTTCGACCCCATCGACACCCCCGACTACTTCGGCGCCACCCGCGTCACCGAGGATGGCGCAAAAGCGCTCCCCACGAAGGTGTGA
- a CDS encoding TetR/AcrR family transcriptional regulator yields MPPSSASRPYHHGDLRAALLKSAERTLREKGVGALSLRELARDVGVSHAAPGRHFRDKQALMDALALEGYERLNRALGTAAAQPGLTFEGRMTALARAYLGFAVDHPELLELMFARKHDPDSSDRLAAAVDQSFGSLTRMVADAQEQGDIIAGDPERITMAVAASLHGLAALIAACALDAEETLSGLDEHVHLLLHGLKPR; encoded by the coding sequence ATGCCCCCGTCGTCCGCCAGCCGCCCCTACCACCACGGAGACCTGCGCGCAGCCCTGCTCAAGAGCGCCGAGCGCACCCTGCGCGAGAAGGGCGTCGGCGCGCTCTCCCTGCGCGAGCTGGCACGGGACGTCGGCGTGAGCCACGCGGCCCCCGGCCGGCACTTCAGGGACAAGCAGGCCCTCATGGACGCCCTCGCACTGGAGGGGTACGAGCGGCTGAACCGGGCCCTGGGCACCGCCGCCGCACAGCCCGGACTCACCTTCGAGGGGCGGATGACGGCCCTGGCCCGCGCCTACCTCGGCTTCGCCGTCGACCACCCCGAGCTGCTCGAGCTGATGTTCGCGCGCAAGCACGACCCCGACAGCTCCGACCGGCTCGCCGCGGCCGTCGACCAGTCCTTCGGCTCCCTCACCCGGATGGTGGCGGACGCCCAGGAGCAGGGCGACATCATCGCCGGCGACCCCGAGCGGATCACCATGGCCGTCGCCGCGAGCCTGCACGGCCTCGCCGCCCTCATCGCCGCCTGCGCGCTCGACGCCGAGGAGACCCTGAGCGGCCTGGACGAACACGTCCACCTGCTGCTGCACGGCCTCAAACCCCGCTGA
- a CDS encoding phosphatase PAP2 family protein, whose product MAVLAESGSNPDVGLLYDINGLAKDAPHWFDQTMEFVGEYGLLLAMVLLVLWCWWTVRRRGGENAAPSVAALVWAPLAAGLAVLVNVPIRGFVARPRPFVEHQGLDVLVSGKTDYSFVSDHATITMALGVGLFVANRRFGLVGIGLALLEGFCRVFMGVHYPTDVVGGFALGTAVALLLSPLAMALLTPLMRAVERSPRAGWIVRRRAVSGAREGAVLGGTRKPVESEERDLAA is encoded by the coding sequence ATGGCTGTACTCGCCGAATCCGGATCGAACCCCGACGTCGGCCTGCTCTACGACATCAACGGCCTCGCCAAGGACGCCCCGCACTGGTTCGACCAGACCATGGAGTTCGTCGGCGAGTACGGCCTGCTGCTCGCCATGGTCCTGCTCGTGCTGTGGTGCTGGTGGACCGTGCGGCGCCGGGGCGGCGAGAACGCCGCGCCCTCCGTCGCCGCGCTGGTGTGGGCGCCGCTCGCGGCCGGCCTCGCCGTGCTGGTGAACGTCCCCATCCGGGGCTTCGTGGCGCGCCCCCGGCCCTTCGTGGAGCACCAGGGGCTCGACGTCCTGGTCTCCGGCAAGACCGACTACTCCTTCGTCAGCGACCACGCGACCATCACCATGGCCCTGGGCGTGGGCCTCTTCGTCGCCAACCGCCGCTTCGGCCTCGTGGGAATAGGGCTCGCGCTGCTGGAGGGCTTCTGCCGGGTCTTCATGGGCGTGCACTATCCGACGGACGTCGTCGGCGGCTTCGCCCTCGGCACGGCCGTCGCCCTCCTGCTGTCCCCGCTCGCCATGGCACTGCTCACCCCGCTGATGCGCGCGGTGGAGCGCTCGCCGCGGGCGGGGTGGATCGTTCGCCGCAGGGCGGTGAGCGGGGCACGTGAGGGTGCGGTGCTGGGCGGCACCCGCAAGCCGGTGGAGTCCGAGGAACGGGACCTGGCGGCCTAG
- a CDS encoding oxidoreductase produces the protein MADNWNATRLPDLTGRTAVITGANSGLGLATAEALARAGAHVVFAVRDLARGCAAAAKVSGSTEVRRLDLADLDSVREFADGWDRPLDLLINNAGVMMLPEQRTRQGFEMQFGTNHLGHFALTNLLLPYVRDRVVTVSSAYHRYGDKGIHFEDVNLRGRYTPTRAYSQSKLANLLFTLELQRRLAEAGSPVRALAAHPGYASTNLQSHHASALARAALSVGNRVFAQSDRAGALPTLYAATQDLPGASYVGPSGLGEMRGAPTLVGRSPAASDPEAARRLWTLSEELTGVEWGLKPAGS, from the coding sequence ATGGCTGACAACTGGAACGCGACCCGCCTGCCCGACCTCACCGGCCGTACGGCCGTGATCACCGGCGCCAACAGCGGCCTCGGCCTCGCCACCGCCGAGGCGCTGGCCCGCGCCGGAGCACACGTGGTGTTCGCCGTACGGGACCTCGCGCGGGGCTGCGCCGCCGCGGCGAAGGTGAGCGGCAGCACCGAGGTGCGGCGCCTGGACCTGGCCGACCTGGACTCGGTGCGGGAGTTCGCGGACGGCTGGGACCGCCCGCTGGACCTGCTGATCAACAACGCGGGCGTGATGATGCTGCCCGAGCAGCGCACCAGGCAGGGCTTCGAGATGCAGTTCGGCACCAACCACCTGGGGCACTTCGCGCTGACCAACCTGCTGTTGCCGTATGTGCGGGACCGGGTGGTGACGGTGTCCTCCGCCTACCACCGCTACGGCGACAAAGGGATCCACTTCGAGGACGTGAACCTGCGCGGCCGCTACACCCCCACCCGCGCCTACTCCCAGTCGAAGCTGGCCAATCTCCTGTTCACCCTGGAGCTCCAGCGCCGCCTCGCCGAGGCCGGCTCCCCCGTGCGCGCCCTGGCCGCCCACCCCGGCTACGCGTCCACCAACCTCCAGAGCCACCACGCCAGCGCCCTGGCCCGGGCCGCCCTGTCCGTCGGGAACAGGGTGTTCGCGCAGAGCGACAGGGCGGGCGCCCTGCCCACCCTCTACGCGGCCACCCAGGACCTCCCCGGCGCCTCCTACGTCGGCCCCTCCGGCCTCGGCGAGATGCGCGGCGCCCCCACCCTGGTCGGCCGCAGCCCGGCGGCGAGCGACCCGGAGGCGGCCCGGCGCCTGTGGACCCTGTCGGAGGAGCTGACGGGGGTGGAGTGGGGGCTGAAGCCGGCCGGCTCGTGA
- a CDS encoding FAD-binding oxidoreductase: MERRTFIAGGTAVLAATALTGCSSGAGRASASAHTATSSLTPFKTTSENAAANWAALARDLDGTLVRPGDASWTTAHQLYNTRFDGLKPAAVAYAAHADDIRTILAYARAHAVRVSIRNGGHSYAGYSSGDNRLVLDVSKLNRIRVSGGQAVVGAGSKLIDVYRALAAKGVTIPAGSCPTVGVSGLVLGGGHGVASRAYGLTCDSLTRATLITADGTQVTADASSHTDLFWALRGAGNGNFGVVTELQFRTHPAPQAVTAYLTWPWPKAAAVLKAWQEWGPGQPDEIWSSLHLECAPGRTPTVSVACFSLGTYGELQNAVDRLAHAARANASSVSLRRRGYEEAMEVYAGCSSFATDAQCHLPGPTPGRSPQGRLGRETYAARSDFFDRSLSAAGIQTVLRQIASVRGGAGSIAFTALGGAVNRVSPTATAFVHRRSRMLAQYIASWGAGASGGTAQSWLDSAHKAMAPYASGAAYQNYTDPTLTNWKKAYYGDAVSRLGKVKQKYDPQRFFSYAQGL, translated from the coding sequence ATGGAACGGCGTACGTTCATCGCGGGCGGCACGGCCGTACTGGCCGCGACCGCACTGACCGGCTGCAGCTCGGGCGCGGGCAGGGCCTCGGCCTCCGCGCACACGGCCACATCCTCGCTCACCCCGTTCAAGACCACCAGCGAGAACGCGGCGGCGAACTGGGCGGCCCTCGCCCGCGACCTGGACGGCACCCTGGTCCGTCCCGGGGACGCGAGCTGGACCACGGCCCACCAGCTGTACAACACCCGCTTCGACGGCCTGAAGCCCGCCGCGGTCGCCTACGCGGCGCACGCCGACGACATCCGCACGATCCTCGCCTACGCCCGGGCGCACGCGGTACGCGTGTCCATACGCAACGGCGGCCACTCCTACGCGGGCTACTCCTCCGGCGACAACCGCCTCGTCCTCGACGTGTCGAAGCTGAACCGCATCCGCGTCTCCGGCGGACAGGCGGTGGTCGGCGCCGGCTCCAAGCTGATCGACGTCTACCGGGCGCTGGCCGCGAAGGGCGTGACCATACCCGCAGGCTCCTGCCCCACCGTCGGCGTCTCCGGCCTCGTCCTCGGCGGCGGCCACGGGGTCGCGTCGCGGGCGTACGGCCTGACCTGCGACAGCCTCACCCGGGCCACCCTGATCACGGCGGACGGCACCCAGGTGACGGCCGACGCGAGCAGCCACACCGACCTGTTCTGGGCGCTGCGCGGCGCCGGCAACGGCAACTTCGGCGTCGTCACCGAGCTGCAGTTCCGGACCCATCCGGCGCCGCAGGCGGTCACGGCGTACCTGACCTGGCCCTGGCCGAAGGCCGCGGCCGTGCTCAAGGCCTGGCAGGAGTGGGGTCCCGGGCAGCCGGACGAGATCTGGTCGTCCCTGCACCTGGAGTGCGCGCCGGGCCGCACTCCCACCGTCTCCGTGGCCTGCTTCTCCCTCGGCACCTACGGCGAGCTGCAGAACGCCGTGGACCGGCTGGCCCACGCGGCCCGCGCGAACGCCTCCTCCGTCAGCCTGCGCCGCCGCGGCTACGAGGAGGCGATGGAGGTCTACGCCGGCTGCTCCTCCTTCGCCACCGACGCGCAGTGCCATCTGCCGGGCCCCACCCCGGGCCGCTCGCCGCAGGGCCGGCTGGGCCGGGAGACGTACGCGGCGCGCTCCGACTTCTTCGACCGCTCGCTGTCGGCGGCGGGCATCCAGACGGTGCTGCGGCAGATCGCCTCCGTGCGGGGCGGCGCGGGCAGCATCGCGTTCACGGCCCTCGGCGGCGCGGTCAACCGCGTCTCCCCCACGGCGACGGCCTTCGTCCACCGCCGCTCCCGGATGCTGGCCCAGTACATCGCGTCCTGGGGCGCGGGGGCCTCCGGGGGGACGGCGCAGTCGTGGCTGGACTCCGCCCACAAGGCGATGGCTCCCTACGCCTCCGGCGCGGCCTACCAGAACTACACGGACCCGACGCTGACGAACTGGAAGAAGGCGTACTACGGGGACGCGGTGAGCCGTCTGGGGAAGGTGAAGCAGAAGTACGACCCGCAGCGGTTCTTCTCGTACGCGCAGGGGTTGTAG